From a region of the [Eubacterium] eligens ATCC 27750 genome:
- a CDS encoding WD40/YVTN/BNR-like repeat-containing protein, translating into MNQKSKRFQTRMLTYGVLVVFCLIVIGIFIYSYISRYHMGKLDIKSRYTFSVDVGADDEGYSERNIKELSKEWFDGYISQFRQKYISYSMAVRKYGLDSVTMLDSASNTVLLSFWIVPQDTNSDYFSSWDGIMDNGVLKCEWVVTFYMDDNFNGTSTLYVTSMMSSEDYGLKQYYANLGIDSGGDTEVTTNSNKDELANYAIKENSLYVTYDGGEKYITVPVSYSYLLYEDNSTTSLKQDSYMITTGKTAFVYGGKTANSTKVPVTVIYSDDKGENWTTCELDNIYNADYYYVKFFDSDNGVVVCGYAKSNDTNESSKIYKTSNGGESWDMVGSGPATNIIKGVVYVSADVGFFCYDYVDGMDSNLYKTDDGGKTFAKVMLEAQELDSSAANSQNQETKSDSGTTYGTSESTEQLKWNDVYKEALVPVVDSTGLITIYLTQGKNGMYNDGKTAAKYQSSDNGSTWKYIGQMEIKD; encoded by the coding sequence ATGAACCAGAAAAGTAAGAGATTTCAGACAAGAATGCTTACATATGGTGTTCTGGTAGTATTCTGCCTGATTGTTATTGGTATTTTTATATACAGCTATATTTCAAGATATCACATGGGAAAGCTGGATATAAAGTCAAGATATACATTCAGTGTAGATGTTGGCGCTGATGATGAGGGCTATTCAGAAAGAAATATCAAAGAACTTTCGAAGGAATGGTTTGATGGATATATAAGCCAGTTCAGGCAGAAATATATTTCATATTCCATGGCTGTAAGAAAATATGGTCTGGATTCAGTCACTATGCTTGATTCTGCAAGTAATACAGTGCTTCTGTCATTTTGGATTGTACCACAGGATACAAATTCTGATTATTTTTCATCATGGGATGGAATAATGGATAATGGGGTACTTAAATGTGAATGGGTTGTGACATTTTATATGGACGATAATTTTAATGGAACATCTACACTTTATGTTACATCTATGATGAGTTCAGAAGATTATGGATTAAAACAGTATTATGCTAATCTTGGTATTGATTCTGGTGGCGATACAGAGGTCACGACTAATTCCAATAAGGACGAGCTTGCTAATTATGCTATAAAAGAGAATTCTTTATATGTTACATATGATGGCGGCGAGAAATATATAACTGTACCTGTATCGTATTCATATCTTTTATATGAAGATAACAGTACAACAAGCCTGAAACAGGATAGTTATATGATAACAACAGGTAAAACAGCATTTGTTTATGGAGGGAAGACCGCTAACAGTACTAAGGTTCCGGTTACAGTTATTTATTCTGATGATAAGGGAGAAAACTGGACTACATGTGAACTTGATAATATATATAATGCTGATTATTATTATGTGAAGTTCTTTGATTCTGATAACGGAGTTGTTGTATGTGGATATGCTAAAAGTAATGACACTAATGAATCATCAAAGATATATAAGACCTCTAATGGAGGTGAAAGCTGGGACATGGTGGGAAGCGGCCCTGCTACTAATATTATAAAGGGAGTTGTTTATGTTTCTGCGGATGTCGGCTTTTTCTGTTATGATTATGTAGATGGCATGGACAGCAATTTATATAAGACTGATGACGGTGGAAAAACATTTGCAAAGGTGATGCTTGAAGCACAGGAACTGGATAGTTCGGCAGCAAATAGTCAGAACCAGGAAACAAAATCTGACAGCGGAACGACATATGGAACATCAGAATCAACAGAACAACTGAAATGGAATGACGTATACAAAGAAGCATTAGTGCCGGTTGTTGATTCTACGGGATTAATAACTATTTATCTTACACAGGGAAAGAATGGCATGTATAATGATGGTAAAACAGCAGCAAAATACCAGTCTTCAGATAATGGAAGCACATGGAAGTATATAGGCCAGATGGAGATAAAAGATTAA
- a CDS encoding ATP-binding cassette domain-containing protein — protein sequence MLHLNHLKKSFGKTEILTDVEYIFNKGGIYPILGGPGAGRTTLFECIAGDISLDSGEVKTQEKSTLFFAAKQSVLPMLITGYQFISMLCDMNKNSEEPEYYFEKVKLSQEIRDKHIGDYSFEEKKRLQLAAFLIQKPYVMMFDEALDYCTEEYIDDMLDVLNEVKDEHIILMSTGLLDIAHRISRDVLVLNNGELNLISYETMQIPEIKKAVLDILGEADNEII from the coding sequence ATGTTACATTTGAATCATTTGAAGAAAAGTTTTGGTAAGACAGAGATTCTTACTGATGTTGAATATATATTTAATAAAGGTGGGATATATCCTATTCTTGGAGGTCCGGGTGCCGGAAGAACTACTCTTTTTGAGTGTATAGCAGGGGATATTTCTCTGGACTCAGGCGAGGTTAAGACTCAGGAGAAAAGTACATTGTTTTTTGCCGCAAAACAGAGCGTTCTGCCTATGCTTATAACAGGATATCAGTTTATAAGCATGCTATGCGATATGAATAAGAATAGCGAAGAACCGGAGTACTATTTTGAAAAGGTTAAGCTTTCACAAGAAATAAGGGATAAGCATATTGGAGATTATAGCTTTGAAGAGAAGAAAAGACTGCAGCTTGCGGCATTTCTTATACAGAAGCCATATGTGATGATGTTTGATGAGGCTCTTGATTATTGTACTGAAGAATATATTGATGATATGCTCGACGTGCTTAATGAGGTGAAGGATGAACATATTATATTAATGTCAACAGGACTTCTTGATATTGCACACAGGATTTCACGGGATGTGCTTGTGCTTAATAATGGAGAACTTAATCTGATTTCATATGAGACGATGCAGATTCCTGAAATTAAGAAGGCTGTATTAGATATACTTGGGGAGGCAGACAATGAGATTATTTAG
- the phnE gene encoding phosphonate ABC transporter, permease protein PhnE: MKSMNRMKVIRRITALVMLFIIIFCFAVTGFDMNVIIKRGSQALLFIKRMFPPDTGYCGKIIEPLIKTVQMSIAGTFIGAVFGLFTAFLYAGNLIKKPYVRIVVRVIVQCVRTIPVLILALVATFIWGLGAAAGTIAIAVSTWAVMARIGGEDIESLTLKPYEAVTAIGAGKFKAFSRTVIIELLPGYLSNSLYVLEANIRHAAILGYVGAGGIGLLLNEKISWREYSRVGMILVMLFVAVLVIEGISTFLKAYLDGRIKRNTTANVIISVCIMVFFVYSLSAVKDVSTSKLGIKVVGAIMHGITHPDWEYMFMTGKSGVMYLMLETIAIAVAGTCAGAVFAAILTLINSRKFVPAPVAFIGRLVVMAIRTVPVYVYGLIFIRVTGPGSFAGVLTMMMCSIGLLTKRFTVAVDNWNMAAWNACKCAGTGFIARLRYVAVPELKIQFKDAVMYRLDVNVRSASTLGLVGAGGIGAPLIVYMNNYRWDAVGSILIVLFVVVLLIELLSKCLKRIH, from the coding sequence AAAGCATGAATAGAATGAAGGTTATCAGAAGAATTACGGCACTGGTAATGCTTTTTATAATAATATTCTGTTTTGCTGTAACAGGCTTTGATATGAATGTAATTATAAAGAGAGGCAGTCAGGCTTTATTATTTATAAAAAGAATGTTCCCACCAGATACAGGATATTGTGGTAAGATTATAGAACCACTTATTAAGACTGTGCAGATGTCGATTGCGGGTACATTTATTGGTGCTGTGTTTGGACTTTTTACAGCATTTTTATATGCAGGTAATCTTATTAAGAAGCCTTATGTAAGGATTGTAGTGAGAGTTATTGTACAGTGCGTAAGAACAATTCCTGTGCTTATACTCGCACTTGTAGCAACATTTATATGGGGACTTGGTGCGGCAGCGGGTACGATTGCAATAGCTGTATCGACATGGGCTGTAATGGCAAGAATTGGTGGTGAGGATATTGAAAGCCTGACACTGAAGCCATATGAAGCAGTTACAGCTATAGGAGCAGGAAAATTTAAAGCATTTTCACGGACAGTTATTATTGAACTGCTGCCGGGATATCTTAGCAATTCGCTTTATGTACTGGAAGCTAATATAAGACATGCGGCAATACTTGGCTATGTAGGTGCAGGTGGAATAGGACTACTGCTTAATGAAAAGATAAGCTGGCGTGAATACAGCAGGGTTGGAATGATTCTTGTTATGCTTTTTGTCGCAGTGCTTGTGATTGAGGGAATTAGCACATTCCTGAAAGCATATCTTGATGGACGTATTAAGAGAAATACAACTGCAAATGTGATTATAAGTGTATGTATCATGGTATTTTTTGTATACAGTCTCAGTGCAGTTAAAGATGTATCAACATCAAAGCTTGGTATTAAGGTTGTTGGTGCGATTATGCACGGAATTACACATCCGGACTGGGAATACATGTTTATGACCGGAAAGAGTGGCGTTATGTATCTTATGCTTGAAACTATTGCAATCGCAGTTGCGGGAACATGTGCCGGAGCAGTGTTTGCAGCAATACTTACTCTTATTAATTCTAGAAAATTCGTTCCGGCACCGGTGGCTTTTATTGGCAGGCTTGTTGTTATGGCAATAAGAACTGTACCTGTGTATGTGTATGGACTTATATTCATAAGGGTTACGGGACCTGGCAGCTTTGCCGGGGTGCTTACAATGATGATGTGCAGTATTGGACTTCTGACAAAGAGATTTACAGTTGCGGTTGACAACTGGAACATGGCGGCGTGGAATGCGTGCAAATGTGCAGGAACAGGATTCATAGCAAGACTACGGTATGTGGCAGTACCTGAGCTTAAGATTCAGTTTAAGGATGCTGTGATGTACAGGTTGGATGTGAATGTGCGATCGGCAAGTACATTAGGACTTGTTGGAGCAGGCGGAATCGGCGCCCCACTGATTGTCTACATGAACAATTACAGATGGGACGCCGTTGGCTCAATTCTTATTGTATTATTTGTTGTAGTTCTTCTTATAGAACTTCTTTCAAAATGTTTAAAGAGAATCCACTAA
- a CDS encoding phosphatase PAP2 family protein — protein MKDFFKRKGWRICFAAYIFIYLPWFSTLEKVINSDYPGLHIINIPFDNMIPFCEYFIIPYVLWFLYVVAACIYMYFKADNKEFIQFALSLIIGMSLSLTICMIYPNGLTLRPDYIPDNFCGKIINALYTIDTSTNVFPSIHVYNSLAVNFALLRCKALKGHIITKTLSSILCILICLATVFLKQHSVVDVIGAIILYIVLYIFIYVIDYSRLKKA, from the coding sequence TTGAAAGATTTTTTTAAAAGAAAAGGCTGGAGAATATGCTTTGCAGCATATATATTTATATACCTTCCATGGTTTTCAACTCTTGAAAAAGTAATTAACAGTGATTATCCCGGGCTTCATATCATCAATATTCCTTTTGATAATATGATACCTTTCTGTGAATACTTTATAATTCCATATGTATTATGGTTTTTATATGTGGTTGCAGCTTGCATATATATGTATTTTAAGGCAGATAATAAAGAATTCATACAGTTTGCGTTATCACTCATAATCGGTATGTCACTCTCTCTTACTATATGCATGATATATCCTAATGGTCTTACATTAAGACCTGATTATATCCCTGATAACTTCTGTGGAAAGATAATCAATGCACTATATACAATAGATACTTCAACAAATGTATTTCCAAGTATACATGTATACAACTCACTGGCAGTTAATTTTGCATTACTGCGTTGCAAAGCTTTAAAGGGACATATAATAACAAAGACATTATCTTCCATTCTTTGCATCCTTATATGCCTTGCAACCGTATTTTTAAAGCAGCATTCTGTAGTCGATGTAATCGGAGCAATAATTCTTTATATCGTTCTTTACATTTTCATATATGTTATTGACTACAGCCGGTTAAAGAAAGCTTAG